Proteins encoded by one window of Pseudorca crassidens isolate mPseCra1 chromosome 3, mPseCra1.hap1, whole genome shotgun sequence:
- the RPL26L1 gene encoding ribosomal protein uL24-like isoform X2 produces MKFNPFVTSDRSKNRKRHFNAPSHVRRKIMSSPLSKELRQKYNVRSMPIRKDDEVQVVRGHYKGQQIGKVVQVYRKKYVIYIERVQREKANGTTVHVGIHPSKVVITRLKLDKDRKKILERKAKSRQVGKEKGKYKEELIEKMQE; encoded by the exons ATGAAATTCAACCCCTTCGTGACCTCGGACCGCAGCAAAAACCGCAAACGTCACTTCAATGCCCCCTCCCACGTGCGCAGGAAGATCATGTCGTCTCCACTCTCCAAGGAGCTGCGGCAGAAATACAACGTTCGCTCCATGCCCATCCGCAAGGACGACGAGGTCCAG GTGGTTCGAGGACACTACAAAGGTCAGCAAATTGGCAAGGTAGTCCAGGTGTACAGAAAGAAATATGTCATCTACATCGAGCGGGTGCAGCGCGAGAAGGCTAATGGCACAACTGTCCACGTGGGCATTCACCCAAGCAAG GTGGTTATCACCAGGCTAAAACTGGACAAAGATCGGAAAAAAATTCTTGAACGCAAAGCCAAATCTCGACAAGTtggaaaagagaaaggcaaatataagGAAGAACTTATTGAGAAAATGCAGGAATGA
- the RPL26L1 gene encoding ribosomal protein uL24-like isoform X1 — MPEGALFSFVPIGMEHCFLSALARQGSLTSGLARPGSETCGRQTVTMKFNPFVTSDRSKNRKRHFNAPSHVRRKIMSSPLSKELRQKYNVRSMPIRKDDEVQVVRGHYKGQQIGKVVQVYRKKYVIYIERVQREKANGTTVHVGIHPSKVVITRLKLDKDRKKILERKAKSRQVGKEKGKYKEELIEKMQE, encoded by the exons ATGCCGGAGGGGGCGCTATTCAGTTTCGTTCCGATAGGAATGGAGCATTGCTTTCTTTCTGCGCTTGCGCGGCAAGGAAGCCTCACTTCCGGCCTTGCGCGCCCAGGGTCTGAAACCTGCGGTCGGCAG ACCGTCACCATGAAATTCAACCCCTTCGTGACCTCGGACCGCAGCAAAAACCGCAAACGTCACTTCAATGCCCCCTCCCACGTGCGCAGGAAGATCATGTCGTCTCCACTCTCCAAGGAGCTGCGGCAGAAATACAACGTTCGCTCCATGCCCATCCGCAAGGACGACGAGGTCCAG GTGGTTCGAGGACACTACAAAGGTCAGCAAATTGGCAAGGTAGTCCAGGTGTACAGAAAGAAATATGTCATCTACATCGAGCGGGTGCAGCGCGAGAAGGCTAATGGCACAACTGTCCACGTGGGCATTCACCCAAGCAAG GTGGTTATCACCAGGCTAAAACTGGACAAAGATCGGAAAAAAATTCTTGAACGCAAAGCCAAATCTCGACAAGTtggaaaagagaaaggcaaatataagGAAGAACTTATTGAGAAAATGCAGGAATGA